A stretch of DNA from Peromyscus maniculatus bairdii isolate BWxNUB_F1_BW_parent chromosome 7, HU_Pman_BW_mat_3.1, whole genome shotgun sequence:
GTGCACCAAATGCATGTAGtgcctacaaaggccagaaggCTGCGCAGGATCTGCTAGAACTCaagttacagacggttgtaagCCACAGTGTGGGTGTTATGAATCATATCCTTTGAAAGATCCCCATAAGCATCAGTAACTTTTATAAATGCCTTGGACAATTTCATAAACACAGGCTTGACTACCAATAACCTACATCCTCGCAGACAACATCTATTGAATAAAAATCAAATCCTTAagatataatgtttttattttgttctctgagaatttcataaatacatacagtgtattttggtcACATTCACCCTGTGTGCCCCATTCAACTCCTCCTAGATCAACTTCCACTCCCTCCCAatttcttgttctcctttttaaCACACTGAGACCAATAGCATTGCCTATTCATGTCTGGAAGTGAAGTCATCCACTGTAACATGATCAACCTTCCAGGGAAGTAAAAGCAAACACTTGTGGAGCATTTCTGAAGAGACACATAAAGAAGGGTAGAAAAGTACCATTTTTGTTTCTATAAGAGAAAATTGTATATCACACATATTTCACCCAGCATAGTGATCCCATTTAATAAGCACATAATCCCTAGTGCTCGGTGTTTGCCTCTACCAATTAAGAATGGCAGGATGCTAGTTAGAGCATTTTCTTATAatatggaagggaggaagaatttACTGCCTTCCTGCTTTCTAAATATATGAGGAAGAGGGTTGATTTCAATTGTGTCGTTATTAAAGCAATATTAAACAAATGAATATTGCCATGGATATTGTAAGAATTGGGAATTCTGTGAGACAGATTTACAAAAGATACAAAATGAATGGCATAGGTCCTGAGATTAGACTGTTTTTCTGAGGAGCTGCCACATAGCCCTCTTGATGTCCCTATTTCTTAAGCTGTAGATAAAAGGGTTGAGCATGGGAGTTACCACGGTGTACAGTACTGATGCTACTGCACCCTTCCGGGGAGACAATGAGACAGCTGAACTGAGGTATACTCCAAGGCCAGTCccataaaataagcaaacaactgacagatgtgagccacaggtggagaaggctttGTACTTCCCACCAGGAGATGGCATTCTAAGAATAGAGGAAACAATTTtatagtaagagaaaaaaattccagagaTAGGAAGAAAGCCAGAGATGGCACCAACAAAATACATGACTATGTTATTAGTAAAGGTATCAGAACAGGCAAGATTGAGAAGTTGAGAAGGATcacagaagaaatgagaaatgtccaCACTCTTGAAGTAGGTAAGTTGTAATACTACTGAATTATGCAGCTGAGAGACCAAAAGGCTGATGAGAACAGACACAAAAACCAACAAGCCACAAAGACGAGGGTTCATAATGACCTGGTAGTGCAAAGGATGGCAGATAGCCACAAACCTATCATAAGCCATCACAGCTAGAAGCAGACTGTCCAAACACCCAAAAAGCATGAAAAAGGACATTTGAGTCAGGCATCCTGAATAGGAGATGGCTCTGGTGTGAGTCTGGATGTCCACTATCATCTTTGGCAGTGTGGTGGAGGTGAAACTGATGTCAGCCAATGATAAGTTAGAGAGGAAAAAGTACATCGGACTGTGGAGGTGTGAATCAGAGCTGACCGTCAGGATGATGAGCAGGTTCCCAAGCATTGTGACCAAGTACATGAACAGGAACAGTGCAAAGAGTATAGGCTGAAGCCGAGGATCATCTGAGAGTCCCATGAGATGGAATTCTGAGACACGtgttatatttttctcttttatattacttGGACaccttttgaaaacaaacaagaggattggagaaaaataaataattaaacc
This window harbors:
- the LOC102917567 gene encoding olfactory receptor 7E178 isoform X2, which encodes MGLSDDPRLQPILFALFLFMYLVTMLGNLLIILTVSSDSHLHSPMYFFLSNLSLADISFTSTTLPKMIVDIQTHTRAISYSGCLTQMSFFMLFGCLDSLLLAVMAYDRFVAICHPLHYQVIMNPRLCGLLVFVSVLISLLVSQLHNSVVLQLTYFKSVDISHFFCDPSQLLNLACSDTFTNNIVMYFVGAISGFLPISGIFFSYYKIVSSILRMPSPGGKYKAFSTCGSHLSVVCLFYGTGLGVYLSSAVSLSPRKGAVASVLYTVVTPMLNPFIYSLRNRDIKRAMWQLLRKTV
- the LOC102917567 gene encoding putative gustatory receptor clone PTE01 isoform X1; this encodes MINNEIILKNITRVSEFHLMGLSDDPRLQPILFALFLFMYLVTMLGNLLIILTVSSDSHLHSPMYFFLSNLSLADISFTSTTLPKMIVDIQTHTRAISYSGCLTQMSFFMLFGCLDSLLLAVMAYDRFVAICHPLHYQVIMNPRLCGLLVFVSVLISLLVSQLHNSVVLQLTYFKSVDISHFFCDPSQLLNLACSDTFTNNIVMYFVGAISGFLPISGIFFSYYKIVSSILRMPSPGGKYKAFSTCGSHLSVVCLFYGTGLGVYLSSAVSLSPRKGAVASVLYTVVTPMLNPFIYSLRNRDIKRAMWQLLRKTV